In the genome of Denticeps clupeoides chromosome 13, fDenClu1.1, whole genome shotgun sequence, one region contains:
- the txndc17 gene encoding thioredoxin domain-containing protein 17: MSRYEEVKVQGYDEFCNAVSERRGKDIFAYFSGNKDEKGVSWCPDCVRAEPVVRGELPHLPEGSVFIYCQVGERPYWKDSSNEFKKTLKLSGVPTLLRYGTPQKLVEEECFKSDLVRMMFTED; encoded by the exons ATGAGTCGGTACGAGGAGGTCAAAGTTCAGGGGTATGACGAGTTTTGTAACGCGGTCTCTGAGAGGAGGGGAAAGGATATTTTCGCGTATTTCTCCGGCAATAAAGATGAGAAGGGGGTCAGCTGGTGCCCCGACTGCGTGCGAG CGGAGCCGGTGGTGAGGGGCGAGCTGCCGCACCTTCCCGAGGGCTCGGTCTTCATCTACTGCCAGGTCGGGGAGCGACCCTA CTGGAAGGACTCCAGTAACGAGTTCAAGAAGACGCTGAAGCTGAGCGGAGTCCCCACGCTGCTGAGATACGGAACC CCCCAgaagctggtggaggaggagtgtTTTAAATCTGACCTGGTGCGGATGATGTTCACCGAAGACTGA